In Gammaproteobacteria bacterium, one DNA window encodes the following:
- a CDS encoding Fe-S oxidoreductase produces the protein MSKPTPTEQREGSLEAPTRHPLDWQNPDFYSEASLFKELERVYDICHGCRRCFSLCNSFPTLFDLIDNSESMEVDGVAKADYWKVVDHCYLCDMCYMTKCPYVPPHPWNVDFPHLMLRAKAVKFKQGETRFRDRLLTNTDVVGRLAGIPVVVHAVNAANKNPTMRRVLDKTLGVHADATLPKYHADTLRKRAQRRPTSPVVPQPTAHTRGQVALFATCYGNRNAPEIGVDLIKIFEHNGIPVRIAERERCCGMPKLELGDLAAVQQAKDVNIPVLAQLVDQGWDIVAPVPSCVLMFKQELPLMFPDDADVRKVRDAMFDPFEYLMLRHEEGRLRTDFKNSLGKIAYHVACHLRVQNIGLKTRDVLTLVPNTEVEPIERCSGHDGTYAVKSEFHETSMKICRPVVSRVQAAEAAHYASDCPMAGHQIENGLRDGREPTHPLTLLRRAYGL, from the coding sequence ATGTCCAAACCGACGCCGACGGAACAGCGCGAAGGCAGCCTCGAAGCGCCGACTCGCCATCCGCTCGATTGGCAGAATCCCGATTTCTACAGCGAGGCCTCGCTCTTTAAAGAGTTGGAGCGGGTCTATGACATCTGTCATGGCTGTCGCCGTTGCTTCAGCCTATGTAATTCCTTCCCGACCCTGTTCGATTTGATCGATAACTCCGAGTCGATGGAGGTCGACGGCGTTGCCAAGGCAGATTATTGGAAGGTTGTGGATCACTGTTATCTGTGTGACATGTGCTACATGACCAAGTGCCCGTACGTGCCGCCGCATCCCTGGAACGTCGATTTTCCGCACCTAATGCTGCGGGCGAAGGCGGTGAAGTTTAAGCAGGGCGAAACGCGGTTTCGCGATCGCCTGCTGACGAATACCGATGTTGTCGGTCGCCTCGCCGGTATTCCGGTGGTGGTGCATGCGGTCAACGCTGCCAACAAGAATCCAACGATGCGCCGGGTGCTCGATAAAACCCTCGGCGTTCATGCCGATGCAACACTACCCAAATATCACGCCGATACATTGCGCAAGCGCGCCCAGCGTCGGCCGACGTCACCGGTAGTTCCGCAACCGACGGCGCATACGCGCGGCCAAGTCGCGTTGTTCGCGACTTGTTACGGCAATCGCAACGCACCCGAGATCGGCGTAGACCTGATCAAAATTTTCGAGCACAACGGCATCCCAGTGCGGATCGCCGAGCGCGAGCGTTGCTGCGGCATGCCGAAGCTCGAGCTCGGCGATTTGGCAGCGGTGCAACAGGCGAAAGACGTCAACATTCCGGTGCTAGCGCAGCTCGTCGATCAAGGCTGGGACATCGTTGCACCGGTGCCGTCATGCGTGCTCATGTTCAAGCAAGAGCTGCCGCTCATGTTCCCGGACGATGCCGACGTGCGCAAAGTGCGCGATGCCATGTTCGATCCGTTCGAGTATCTGATGTTGCGTCATGAGGAAGGCCGGCTGCGTACCGATTTCAAAAATTCGCTCGGCAAGATCGCTTATCACGTCGCTTGTCATTTGCGCGTGCAAAACATCGGTTTGAAGACGCGCGACGTATTGACGTTGGTACCGAATACCGAGGTCGAGCCGATCGAGCGCTGTTCCGGGCACGACGGTACCTATGCCGTGAAGTCCGAGTTCCATGAAACGTCCATGAAAATCTGCCGGCCGGTGGTGAGCCGCGTGCAAGCCGCCGAAGCCGCGCATTACGCCAGCGACTGTCCGATGGCGGGTCATCAAATCGAAAACGGATTGCGCGATGGTCGCGAGCCGACACATCCGCTAACGTTGTTACGCCGGGCTTACGGGCTGTAA
- a CDS encoding DUF3501 family protein: MFRKTSMQKLTRDDLFSLEEYARRRSEFRDKVIAHKRQRQVPIGPNATLSFEDRLTMQYQIQEMLRIERIFEAEGIRDELDAYNPLIPDGSNWKATFLLEYPDVDERRTALAQLRDVERHVWARIAGFDPIYAIADEDLERTDDNKTSSVHFLRFELTRDMVQAVRQGANIAFGTDHANYRHAADPVARDTRDALACDLND; this comes from the coding sequence ATTTTTAGGAAAACCTCTATGCAAAAATTAACTCGCGACGATCTTTTTTCTCTCGAAGAGTACGCTCGCCGCCGATCCGAGTTCCGCGACAAAGTGATCGCGCACAAGCGCCAGCGGCAGGTGCCGATCGGACCGAACGCAACGCTCAGCTTTGAAGACCGATTAACGATGCAGTACCAAATCCAAGAGATGTTGCGCATCGAGCGTATCTTCGAGGCTGAAGGTATCCGTGACGAGCTCGATGCTTACAATCCGTTGATTCCGGATGGTAGTAACTGGAAGGCCACATTCTTGCTGGAGTATCCCGACGTCGATGAACGCCGTACCGCGCTCGCGCAGCTGCGCGACGTCGAGCGCCATGTGTGGGCACGCATTGCCGGCTTTGATCCGATTTATGCCATTGCCGATGAGGACCTGGAGCGCACCGACGACAATAAGACATCGTCGGTCCATTTTCTGCGTTTCGAGTTGACGCGCGACATGGTGCAGGCCGTGCGCCAGGGAGCGAACATCGCTTTCGGTACAGATCATGCGAACTATCGCCATGCCGCCGACCCGGTTGCGCGTGACACGCGCGATGCGCTCGCGTGCGATTTGAACGACTAA
- the parE gene encoding DNA topoisomerase IV subunit B, which yields MSTVYDSSAIEVLTGLEPVRRRPGMYTQTERPNHLAQEVVDNSVDEAIAGYAQTIDVVLYDDGSLSVTDDGRGMPVDKHKGEKISGVEVILTRLHAGGKFSNKNYTYSGGLHGVGVSVVNALSKKLEVLVRRDGKQYRMTFADGAKTSELRAIGTVGKRETGTTVRFWPDPKFFDTVKFGVPRLKHLLRAKAVLCPGLHVTFKNESEPKDDEEWKYEDGLKDYLLSELGDIEMIPAEPFCGHFKGANEEADWAIVWAAELAEPVMESYVNLIPTVQDGTHVNGFRTGLTDALREFCEFRNLLPRGIKLAPEDVWGKTAYVLSFKMREPQFSGQTKERLSSREAAAFAAGVTKDAFSIWLGQHVEDAERIASLAIESAQLRLKAEKRIERKKIGVGPALPGKLADCSGTDLTRTELFLVEGDSAGGSAKQARDREFQAVLPLRGKILNTWEVEHGEVLGSQEVHDIAVALGIDPGSAQMNGLRYGKVCILADADSDGAHIATLLCALFVKHFRPLVEAGHVYVAMPPLFRIDVGKDVYYALDEDEKKGVLDRLQAEKRQAKVMITRFKGLGEMNPIQLRETTMAPDTRRLVQLELGELKTTQKLLDMLLAKKRSADRKEWLEKKGDKAEVL from the coding sequence ATGAGCACCGTCTACGATTCCTCCGCCATTGAAGTCTTGACCGGGCTCGAGCCGGTTCGCCGGCGCCCGGGCATGTACACCCAGACCGAGCGCCCCAACCATCTGGCGCAAGAAGTCGTCGACAACAGCGTCGACGAAGCGATCGCGGGTTATGCCCAGACGATCGACGTGGTGCTGTACGACGACGGCTCGTTGTCGGTGACCGACGACGGCCGTGGCATGCCGGTCGACAAGCACAAGGGTGAAAAAATTTCCGGCGTCGAAGTCATCCTCACGCGGTTGCACGCCGGCGGTAAATTCTCGAACAAGAACTACACCTACTCGGGCGGTCTGCACGGCGTCGGCGTGTCGGTGGTCAACGCGTTGTCGAAGAAGCTCGAAGTGCTGGTGCGGCGCGACGGCAAGCAATATCGCATGACCTTCGCCGACGGCGCCAAGACTTCCGAGCTGCGTGCTATCGGCACCGTCGGCAAGCGCGAGACCGGTACGACCGTACGCTTCTGGCCGGATCCGAAATTTTTCGACACCGTGAAGTTCGGCGTACCGCGCTTGAAGCACTTGCTACGGGCGAAGGCGGTGCTGTGTCCCGGCTTGCACGTCACCTTCAAGAACGAATCCGAGCCGAAAGACGACGAAGAGTGGAAGTACGAAGACGGGCTCAAGGATTATCTGTTGAGCGAGCTCGGCGACATCGAGATGATTCCGGCAGAGCCGTTCTGCGGTCACTTCAAGGGCGCGAACGAAGAAGCCGATTGGGCGATCGTCTGGGCGGCGGAGCTTGCCGAGCCGGTGATGGAGAGCTACGTCAATTTGATTCCGACCGTGCAAGACGGCACGCACGTGAACGGTTTTCGCACCGGCCTGACCGATGCGCTGCGCGAGTTCTGCGAGTTCCGCAATTTGTTGCCGCGCGGTATTAAGCTCGCGCCGGAAGATGTCTGGGGTAAAACCGCGTACGTGTTGTCGTTCAAGATGCGCGAGCCGCAATTCTCCGGGCAGACGAAGGAACGGTTGTCGTCGCGCGAAGCGGCGGCGTTCGCCGCCGGCGTCACCAAGGATGCTTTCAGCATCTGGCTCGGCCAACATGTCGAAGACGCCGAGCGTATCGCTAGTCTTGCTATTGAATCGGCACAGCTGCGGCTGAAGGCCGAGAAGCGCATCGAGCGCAAGAAGATCGGCGTTGGTCCGGCGTTGCCCGGCAAGCTCGCCGATTGTTCCGGCACCGATCTCACGCGCACCGAATTATTTCTGGTCGAAGGCGACTCCGCCGGCGGCTCGGCCAAGCAGGCGCGCGATCGCGAGTTTCAGGCAGTATTGCCGCTGCGCGGAAAAATTTTGAACACCTGGGAAGTCGAGCACGGCGAAGTGCTCGGTTCGCAAGAAGTGCACGATATCGCCGTCGCCCTCGGTATCGATCCCGGCTCGGCGCAGATGAATGGATTGCGTTACGGCAAGGTTTGCATTCTGGCGGACGCCGATTCCGACGGTGCCCACATCGCGACGCTGTTGTGCGCGTTGTTCGTAAAGCACTTCCGGCCGTTGGTGGAGGCGGGGCACGTGTACGTAGCAATGCCGCCGCTATTCCGCATCGATGTCGGCAAGGACGTGTATTACGCGCTCGATGAAGACGAGAAGAAGGGCGTGCTCGATCGCCTGCAAGCGGAGAAACGCCAGGCGAAGGTAATGATCACGCGCTTCAAAGGTCTCGGCGAAATGAACCCGATCCAGTTGCGCGAGACGACGATGGCGCCGGACACGCGCCGATTGGTACAACTCGAGCTCGGCGAGCTCAAGACCACGCAAAAGTTGCTCGACATGTTATTGGCCAAGAAACGTTCGGCCGATCGCAAGGAATGGTTAGAGAAGAAGGGCGATAAAGCCGAAGTGCTCTAA
- a CDS encoding SRPBCC domain-containing protein: protein MLTLKTLVEIGASAERVWQVLTHFTEYPKWNPYLRGVIGSAEVGKQIVVRRRLPKRQAQVYAARIVKAMPAVELRWRRDIFMRGLFDREQTFIVVPNGVHGVTFIQREDFSGLLAPLIVPFITKRTLAGIERMNVALKKIAESKKH, encoded by the coding sequence ATGCTAACGCTTAAGACGTTGGTCGAGATCGGTGCATCGGCGGAGCGGGTGTGGCAGGTGTTGACACATTTTACGGAGTATCCGAAATGGAATCCGTATCTGCGCGGCGTCATCGGCAGCGCTGAAGTCGGCAAACAGATAGTAGTTCGTCGACGGTTACCGAAACGCCAGGCGCAGGTATATGCGGCGCGCATCGTGAAGGCGATGCCGGCGGTGGAGCTGCGCTGGCGCCGCGACATTTTTATGAGAGGTTTATTCGATCGGGAACAGACGTTCATTGTGGTGCCGAACGGTGTCCACGGCGTGACGTTCATACAACGCGAAGATTTTTCCGGATTGCTCGCGCCGTTGATCGTGCCTTTCATTACTAAGCGGACGTTAGCGGGTATCGAGCGCATGAATGTTGCCTTGAAGAAGATCGCGGAATCGAAGAAACACTGA
- the parC gene encoding DNA topoisomerase IV subunit A: protein MATKKASSKGKSKGKGSARKGEAVAPPRKSFEVERLLLSQFTEKAYLDYSMYVILDRALPFIGDGLKPVQRRIIYAMSELGLSAVSKHKKSARTVGDVLGKYHPHGDSACYEAMVLMAQPFSYRYPLIDGQGNWGSQDDPKSFAAMRYTEARLTRYAQILLSELEHGTVEWSPNFDGTLQEPRTMPARLPNVLLNGTTGIAVGMATDIPPHNVREIAGACIKLLEKPDATLGELLKFVKGPDYPTEAEIVSPSSELKSIYQTGNGSVRCRARWEREGDEIIITALPYQVSGGKIMEQIAQQMQQKKLPMVEDLRDESDHENPTRLVIVPRSNRVDAVELMDHLFATTDLERSYRVNMNMIGLDGRPRVYNLRDLLAEWLEFRTETVRRRLQFRLDKVESRLHILAGLLIAYLNLDEVIRIIRREDEPKPVLMKRFKLSEIQTEAILETKLRHLAKLEEMKIKGEQDELNRERKELEKILGSKALLKQRVRDEIKADAETFGDPRRSPLVERDAAKAIDVTQLLPSEPVTVVLSEKGWVRAAKGHEVDPRALEYKTGDGYIQAARGKSNQLAIFIDSTGRTYTVPAHKLPSARGHGEPLSSSLNPPPGASWSGVIMGEPDDLYLLASDAGYGLITTLGELVTDRKAGKSVLNVPKGAKALPPQRVDKPEEDWLAAVTNTGQMLVFLVGELPQMPKGKGDKILNVPGKKVVAREEYVASVAVFREGDSLLLRSAKGELTLKAGSPIDRYVSERGLRGAKLPRDHQEARTLERVPKA, encoded by the coding sequence ATGGCTACGAAAAAAGCGAGCAGTAAAGGTAAGAGCAAAGGCAAAGGTTCGGCGCGCAAAGGCGAAGCCGTAGCACCGCCGCGCAAGAGCTTCGAAGTCGAACGCCTGTTGTTATCGCAATTTACCGAGAAGGCGTACCTCGATTATTCGATGTACGTCATCCTCGACCGCGCGTTGCCGTTTATTGGTGACGGCCTAAAACCGGTACAGCGTCGCATCATCTATGCGATGTCCGAGCTTGGGTTGTCGGCGGTGTCGAAGCATAAGAAATCGGCGCGTACTGTCGGTGACGTGCTCGGTAAGTATCACCCGCACGGCGACAGCGCCTGCTATGAAGCGATGGTGTTGATGGCGCAGCCGTTCAGCTATCGCTACCCGCTGATCGACGGCCAAGGCAACTGGGGCTCGCAAGACGATCCGAAATCGTTCGCCGCCATGCGTTACACCGAGGCGCGGCTGACGCGTTATGCGCAAATCTTGTTGTCCGAGCTCGAGCACGGCACGGTCGAGTGGTCGCCGAACTTCGACGGTACGCTGCAAGAGCCGCGGACGATGCCGGCGCGCTTGCCAAATGTGCTGCTCAACGGCACCACCGGCATTGCCGTCGGCATGGCGACCGATATTCCGCCGCATAACGTGCGCGAGATCGCCGGTGCCTGTATCAAGCTGCTGGAAAAGCCGGATGCGACGCTGGGCGAATTGCTGAAGTTCGTGAAGGGCCCGGACTATCCGACCGAGGCCGAGATCGTCAGTCCGTCGTCGGAATTGAAATCGATTTACCAAACCGGCAACGGCAGTGTCCGTTGCCGTGCCCGCTGGGAACGCGAAGGCGACGAAATCATCATCACTGCGCTGCCGTACCAGGTGTCGGGCGGCAAGATCATGGAACAGATTGCGCAGCAGATGCAGCAGAAGAAGCTGCCGATGGTCGAAGACCTGCGTGACGAGTCCGATCACGAGAACCCGACGCGCCTGGTCATCGTGCCGCGTTCGAATCGAGTCGATGCGGTCGAGCTAATGGACCATTTGTTCGCCACCACCGATCTCGAGCGTAGCTACCGCGTCAACATGAATATGATCGGTCTCGACGGCCGGCCGCGCGTGTACAACCTGCGCGATCTGTTGGCCGAGTGGCTCGAGTTCCGCACCGAGACCGTGCGCCGGCGCTTGCAGTTCCGGCTCGATAAGGTCGAGAGCCGGCTGCACATCCTTGCCGGTTTGTTGATCGCTTATCTCAATCTCGATGAGGTGATCCGCATCATCCGCCGCGAGGACGAGCCGAAGCCGGTGTTGATGAAGCGCTTCAAGCTCAGCGAGATCCAGACGGAAGCGATCCTCGAAACCAAGTTGCGGCACTTGGCCAAGCTCGAGGAGATGAAGATCAAGGGCGAGCAGGACGAGCTCAACCGCGAGCGCAAAGAGCTGGAAAAAATTCTCGGTTCGAAAGCGTTGCTCAAGCAGCGCGTGCGCGATGAGATCAAAGCAGACGCCGAAACCTTCGGTGATCCGCGGCGCTCGCCGCTGGTCGAGCGTGACGCGGCCAAGGCGATCGATGTTACGCAGCTGTTGCCGTCCGAGCCGGTGACTGTCGTGTTGTCGGAAAAGGGCTGGGTACGCGCGGCCAAAGGGCACGAGGTCGATCCACGCGCGCTCGAATATAAGACCGGCGACGGCTACATCCAAGCGGCGCGCGGCAAGAGCAATCAGCTTGCCATCTTTATCGACTCCACCGGTCGAACGTACACCGTGCCGGCACACAAGCTGCCGTCGGCGCGTGGCCACGGTGAGCCGTTGTCGTCGAGCTTGAATCCGCCGCCGGGGGCTTCTTGGTCCGGCGTGATTATGGGCGAGCCGGACGATCTTTATCTGCTGGCATCCGATGCCGGTTACGGTCTCATCACTACGCTCGGCGAGCTCGTCACCGATCGCAAGGCCGGCAAATCCGTGCTCAACGTGCCGAAGGGTGCGAAGGCGTTGCCGCCGCAGCGCGTCGACAAACCGGAGGAAGATTGGCTCGCTGCCGTTACCAACACTGGGCAGATGCTGGTGTTCCTCGTCGGCGAATTGCCGCAGATGCCGAAGGGCAAGGGCGACAAAATCCTTAATGTGCCCGGCAAGAAAGTTGTCGCGCGCGAGGAATATGTCGCCAGTGTTGCCGTCTTCCGCGAGGGCGACTCATTGTTACTGCGCAGCGCTAAGGGCGAACTGACGTTGAAGGCCGGCAGTCCGATCGATCGCTATGTTAGCGAGCGTGGGCTGCGGGGTGCCAAGTTGCCGCGCGATCATCAGGAAGCGCGTACGCTCGAACGCGTACCGAAGGCCTGA
- a CDS encoding DUF599 family protein — MQNLSVVDLASLSWFIALWVGYTWYTDRGLPRERSLRGVMHRNRYRWMRQVLTRDNRMVDAHILGQLSQGTSFFASTTLLILVGLFTVLGATDTATVALRQIPFADTLSVAQWELRLLVLIVIFVHAFFKFTWGLRQFNYCAVLVGAAPAMPSAGDDEWVQRAAWVSTLASKDFNQGLRAYYFGLAVIAWFVSSWAFVVSTAIVVGVIYWREHHSEALRTLAPPSERQV, encoded by the coding sequence ATGCAAAACCTATCGGTTGTCGACCTCGCCAGTTTGTCTTGGTTTATCGCGCTGTGGGTCGGTTACACCTGGTATACCGATCGCGGTCTACCGCGCGAGCGTTCGCTGCGCGGCGTCATGCATCGAAATCGTTATCGCTGGATGCGTCAGGTGCTGACGCGCGATAACCGAATGGTCGATGCGCACATCCTCGGTCAGCTCAGTCAGGGCACGTCGTTTTTTGCGTCGACCACGTTGTTGATACTGGTAGGTCTATTCACGGTGTTGGGCGCAACTGATACAGCGACCGTGGCACTGCGGCAGATCCCGTTTGCCGACACGCTCAGCGTTGCCCAGTGGGAATTGCGCCTGCTCGTGTTGATCGTCATCTTCGTGCATGCGTTCTTCAAGTTCACCTGGGGTTTACGTCAATTCAACTATTGCGCGGTATTAGTCGGTGCCGCGCCGGCGATGCCGAGCGCTGGCGACGATGAATGGGTGCAACGGGCGGCTTGGGTTAGCACGTTAGCGTCGAAAGATTTCAATCAGGGTCTGCGCGCTTATTACTTTGGGCTCGCGGTGATCGCGTGGTTCGTCAGCAGCTGGGCATTCGTTGTCAGCACCGCCATCGTTGTCGGTGTCATTTATTGGCGCGAGCATCACTCGGAAGCATTGCGCACGTTGGCGCCGCCGTCGGAGCGGCAAGTGTAG
- the truA gene encoding tRNA pseudouridine(38-40) synthase TruA: protein MRIAAIIEYDGSNFSGWQRQDQVRSLQQCVEQALSKVANEPIGVIVAGRTDAGVHALAQVIHFETHALRTPYAWIRGANSNLPPELALLWAAEVDPKFHARFSASGRHYHYVVLNRAVRPTYLAQRVTHEYRSIDVERMRTAASYLVGTHDFTSFRAVECQAKSPVRELRALTVERDGDLIHIRAYANAFLHHMVRNLAGILLAIGAGEREPLWAREVLEARDRRKGGVTAPPHGLYLSAVEYPAVCGIPKLSDQPALW from the coding sequence ATGCGCATCGCAGCGATCATCGAATACGACGGTTCGAATTTTTCCGGCTGGCAACGGCAGGATCAGGTGCGTTCGTTGCAACAGTGCGTCGAGCAGGCGTTGTCGAAGGTGGCGAACGAGCCGATCGGTGTGATCGTTGCCGGCCGTACCGACGCCGGCGTGCACGCATTGGCGCAGGTCATTCACTTCGAAACCCATGCACTACGGACGCCGTATGCTTGGATCCGCGGTGCTAACAGCAATTTGCCGCCGGAGTTGGCGCTATTGTGGGCGGCTGAGGTCGATCCGAAGTTTCATGCACGCTTTAGCGCCAGCGGCCGACATTATCACTACGTCGTGCTCAATCGCGCCGTGCGACCGACCTATCTGGCGCAGCGGGTAACGCACGAGTATCGATCGATCGATGTCGAACGTATGCGCACGGCCGCAAGTTATTTGGTCGGTACTCACGACTTCACCTCGTTTCGCGCCGTCGAGTGCCAGGCCAAGTCGCCGGTGCGCGAGCTACGTGCGTTAACGGTCGAGCGCGATGGCGACTTGATCCACATTCGCGCCTATGCCAACGCCTTCTTACATCACATGGTGCGTAACCTTGCCGGCATATTGCTGGCGATCGGCGCCGGCGAGCGCGAGCCGCTATGGGCGCGCGAAGTGCTGGAGGCGCGCGACCGGCGCAAAGGCGGGGTAACGGCGCCGCCGCACGGGCTATATCTTTCGGCCGTGGAATACCCGGCGGTATGTGGAATCCCTAAGCTTTCGGACCAACCGGCCCTCTGGTAA